In one window of Chryseobacterium sp. JV274 DNA:
- a CDS encoding ABC transporter ATP-binding protein: MLKTINLHKKYNDFTALHALNLEVKKGEIFALLGQNGAGKSTTINILLGLIKATSGDAFINDISVKDHPQKIKKHLAYIPETVLLYPQLTGLENLDFFSKIAGFNYLKEELSALLQRTGLQETAHQKTLGGYSKGMRQKVGIAIALAKDAKVLLLDEPTSGLDPIATAEFTEIVRQLGKEGRTILMATHDIFNAVSVATNIGIMKQGELVQNLPSKAFTAQELQELYLKTI, translated from the coding sequence ATGTTAAAAACAATCAACTTACATAAAAAATACAACGATTTTACGGCACTTCACGCTCTTAATCTGGAAGTAAAAAAAGGGGAAATATTTGCGCTACTCGGGCAAAACGGAGCTGGTAAGAGTACAACAATTAATATTCTTCTGGGGCTTATCAAAGCCACTTCGGGAGATGCTTTCATCAATGATATTTCGGTAAAGGATCATCCTCAAAAAATAAAAAAACACCTGGCTTATATTCCTGAAACAGTGCTTTTGTATCCTCAGCTCACCGGATTGGAGAATCTAGATTTTTTCTCCAAAATCGCAGGATTTAATTATCTGAAAGAAGAACTATCTGCCCTGCTTCAGCGTACAGGATTGCAAGAAACAGCCCATCAAAAAACACTCGGAGGGTATTCAAAAGGGATGCGCCAAAAGGTAGGAATTGCCATTGCTCTGGCTAAAGATGCAAAAGTACTTCTTCTGGATGAACCCACCAGCGGACTGGACCCAATAGCTACGGCAGAATTTACAGAGATTGTTCGCCAGCTGGGTAAAGAAGGCAGAACGATTTTAATGGCCACTCATGATATTTTCAATGCAGTAAGTGTGGCCACGAATATCGGTATTATGAAACAGGGAGAACTTGTACAGAACTTACCTTCCAAAGCATTTACAGCACAGGAATTACAGGAGCTGTATCTGAAAACGATTTAA
- a CDS encoding ABC transporter permease — MNRYLYTQFYRNKAYIIALLFLLIAGIMAIYTGKKFLDRNGDIISKSEVFQEESIQRNIKFHKDDLGLVLYYIKFNLVNETPRLAALNIGMRDLNPSIQGVTIRNLEEQRYNSDFYNPANAAVGNFDFSFVIVFLFPLVIVAFCYNLISEEEERGTWKLLSVQSGNLQKLLDQKMFIRFLAVTAVYFVLIIIASAWIKIPLDSYYTAFLISGFLYILFWFALCRWIVSFRKSSPQNALILLIIWVGINFIIPMSSNILIQKVYPVHESLKAVMEQREGYHNKWDEAKRPTMEKFYKAYPQYRNFTVEENDSFTWTWYYAMQHMGDLESAKSSEHYTEKMQKRNQAATYLGYLLPNLHTQLVESRLAKTDMQNHLHYASSLKKFHEKKRLFFYPFIFSGKTAESINWKEQIIQVFKFSDPIKWIQLVLPYLIFIALFIILSQNKYRKLC, encoded by the coding sequence ATGAATCGTTATTTATATACCCAATTTTACCGTAACAAAGCGTATATCATTGCTCTTTTGTTTTTACTTATAGCCGGAATTATGGCTATTTATACAGGGAAAAAATTTCTTGACAGGAACGGAGATATCATTTCTAAGAGTGAAGTATTTCAGGAGGAAAGCATTCAAAGGAATATAAAATTTCATAAGGATGATCTGGGGCTGGTTCTTTATTATATTAAATTCAATCTGGTGAATGAAACACCCAGGCTTGCTGCTTTAAATATTGGAATGCGGGATTTAAATCCCTCTATCCAGGGCGTAACCATTCGAAATCTTGAGGAACAGCGTTATAATTCTGATTTTTATAATCCTGCCAATGCAGCAGTAGGAAATTTTGACTTTAGTTTTGTGATTGTTTTCCTTTTTCCACTGGTTATTGTCGCGTTTTGTTATAATCTGATTTCTGAGGAAGAAGAAAGAGGAACCTGGAAATTGCTTTCAGTACAGAGTGGCAATTTACAAAAGCTTCTGGATCAGAAGATGTTTATACGTTTTTTGGCAGTGACAGCTGTATATTTTGTGCTAATAATCATTGCTTCGGCCTGGATAAAAATACCGTTAGACTCTTATTATACTGCCTTTCTTATTAGTGGATTCCTTTATATTCTGTTTTGGTTTGCCTTATGCAGATGGATTGTTTCTTTCCGTAAATCATCACCTCAGAATGCGTTAATTCTTCTGATCATTTGGGTGGGCATCAATTTTATTATTCCCATGAGCAGTAATATTCTGATCCAAAAAGTATATCCGGTTCATGAATCTCTTAAAGCAGTGATGGAACAGAGAGAAGGCTACCACAACAAATGGGATGAAGCTAAACGCCCCACTATGGAAAAATTTTACAAGGCATATCCTCAGTACAGAAATTTCACTGTGGAAGAAAATGATTCATTCACCTGGACCTGGTATTATGCCATGCAGCATATGGGAGATCTTGAATCTGCGAAGTCTTCAGAACATTATACTGAAAAGATGCAAAAACGGAATCAGGCGGCAACTTATTTAGGCTACCTCCTTCCGAATCTTCATACTCAGCTTGTAGAAAGCCGTCTGGCAAAAACGGATATGCAGAATCATTTGCATTATGCTTCATCACTTAAAAAATTCCATGAGAAAAAACGCTTATTCTTCTACCCTTTTATTTTCTCCGGAAAAACGGCAGAATCTATCAACTGGAAAGAACAAATCATACAAGTGTTCAAATTCTCTGACCCTATAAAATGGATACAGCTTGTACTGCCATATCTCATCTTCATTGCATTATTTATTATCCTTTCACAAAACAAATACCGAAAACTATGTTAA
- a CDS encoding ABC transporter permease produces the protein MAISNLQLMVRKTWQDLFKGKQNLLTTIAVLLFCMLSIGIGYTKYTDSFSKIKEYREEVRESWEHRPDKHPHRMAHYGYLVFRIGHPLNIFDNGLDDYLGNVIFLEAHKQNTANLSEAGSSGTLVRFGAFSSAFILQSIVPLIILFLGFGLIVQERESATLKIISVQGTSGRDIIWGKILGLWLFSLCFLIPVIPIVFLAAFMSETTDSADILLRLLFLLPAYMIYYFFISTLTVVVSANSKSTSSALISLIGFWLLFIIVLPKGVQFAAQNLYPAPSRIAFETTLEKDILKSGDSHNPDDPYFKKIKDSLLTKYKVKTTNELPFNYGGFVMKEGEKISSQIYIRHQKELQTIYNRQQNLTDFSGLINPAIAIKNFSMIATGTDFFSYTQFQKQAEEYRYQMAQHLNDLQIEHISNIKPENGGPPAVIDKDNWEKFPDFKYRYTSVLYSLKEQPIPAASLVLWMVICVIAIEISGRKLKLI, from the coding sequence ATGGCTATTTCAAACTTACAACTGATGGTGAGAAAAACCTGGCAGGATTTGTTTAAAGGAAAACAAAATCTGCTCACCACTATTGCTGTACTCTTATTCTGTATGCTGAGTATTGGTATAGGATATACTAAATATACGGATTCCTTTTCAAAAATAAAAGAATACCGGGAAGAAGTCCGGGAAAGCTGGGAACACAGACCTGATAAGCATCCGCACCGTATGGCGCATTATGGTTATCTGGTTTTCAGAATCGGGCATCCTCTGAATATTTTTGACAATGGATTAGATGATTACCTTGGGAATGTTATATTTCTGGAGGCCCATAAACAGAATACAGCCAATCTTTCGGAGGCTGGAAGCTCAGGAACTTTAGTAAGATTCGGGGCTTTCAGCAGTGCTTTTATTCTGCAGAGTATTGTTCCGCTGATTATTCTTTTTTTAGGATTTGGATTAATTGTTCAGGAACGAGAGAGTGCCACCTTAAAAATCATTAGTGTACAGGGAACTTCCGGAAGGGATATTATCTGGGGCAAAATTCTGGGACTCTGGTTATTTTCTCTATGCTTTCTGATTCCGGTGATTCCTATTGTTTTCCTTGCGGCGTTCATGTCCGAGACAACAGATTCGGCTGATATTTTATTACGCCTGCTTTTCCTGTTGCCTGCTTATATGATCTATTACTTTTTTATAAGCACTTTAACCGTTGTAGTTTCTGCAAACAGCAAAAGTACTTCTTCAGCATTGATCAGTCTTATAGGCTTCTGGCTTCTTTTCATTATTGTTTTACCAAAAGGTGTTCAGTTTGCAGCACAGAATTTATATCCGGCACCTTCCCGTATTGCTTTTGAAACAACCCTGGAAAAGGATATTTTAAAGTCTGGAGACAGCCACAACCCTGACGATCCTTATTTCAAAAAGATCAAAGATTCTTTACTGACAAAGTATAAAGTGAAAACAACAAATGAGCTTCCTTTCAACTATGGAGGATTTGTTATGAAAGAAGGGGAAAAAATAAGTTCACAGATTTATATCAGACACCAAAAAGAATTGCAAACCATTTACAACAGGCAACAAAATCTGACCGATTTTTCAGGGCTGATCAATCCGGCCATTGCCATTAAAAACTTTTCAATGATTGCAACAGGCACAGATTTCTTCTCTTATACTCAATTTCAAAAGCAGGCTGAAGAATATCGCTATCAGATGGCCCAGCATTTAAATGATTTACAAATTGAGCATATCAGCAATATAAAACCGGAAAACGGTGGACCACCTGCTGTGATTGATAAAGACAACTGGGAGAAGTTCCCGGATTTTAAATACAGGTATACTTCTGTTCTGTACAGTCTGAAAGAACAGCCAATACCTGCTGCCTCATTAGTTCTATGGATGGTTATCTGTGTCATCGCCATCGAAATAAGTGGAAGAAAATTAAAATTAATCTAA
- a CDS encoding TonB-dependent siderophore receptor has translation MITSNFNYSGIIHCISPNSAKLLSLSFITASSFLYAQSRSEDSLSTVVQTVEIIGRKSKDYTSDYSFAATKIAMKNKDLPLTLNTVTKELITDRQAFQLGDVMKNVNGVSPSSYYNQYNIRGISQNEEGQIINGMRTRQYYFLQPMTSNIERVEIFKGPASITMSSVDPGGTINMVTKKPLSTSRHEISSSGGSFDTYRVTTDLTGPLNKSKTLLYRFNGAYQNAQSFRDHVKNSGVLISPSITFVPNEKTSVNVEMIFNDLYGNLDRGQPIFGAVAGKTDLYSTPRSLNLGAPDDFFKTRELILMGSVAHHFNPFISFNASYMKQYWKENLQEHRTTNSFAPDMDNKPVSSLAMMQFVQRKQNWATDNINAYFNFKFKTGAVQHQALIGYDSQIWEKRKGGQQNAARGFLLKNGSVVASYKPANAADYQTINYNGTLIPKPNVTPFDLNPGAENYQGTNFNTLNVITALPSALTTTHAAYIQHFFTWKKFKILSGIRQEWFQDTTNFKESNESSFRNNKLLYRFGITYSLTDDINLYSTYLTGFQPQSNTVTLMPNTSSLTGSESAARFKPLTSDLKELGIKTQLFGKISLNLAVYEINQRNILINVNNPSEPDELVQRGADRSRGFEADFSGHILPQWHIYGGYSYIDAKILDDTNPDLVGKRKENTSKNSVNIWTRYNFSNIEFIKDFGIGAGMLYQSSKVPWFTRSFELPAYTTIDAALYYTPAKSVQLSFNLNNITNKVYWIGAQNYLRLFPGTPRNYLLTATYKF, from the coding sequence ATGATTACCAGTAATTTTAATTATTCGGGAATAATTCATTGTATTTCCCCAAATTCTGCGAAACTTTTAAGTTTAAGTTTCATTACCGCATCTTCATTTCTATATGCTCAGTCCCGTTCTGAAGATTCCTTATCTACAGTGGTACAAACGGTTGAAATCATCGGAAGAAAGTCTAAAGATTATACATCAGACTACTCTTTTGCTGCCACTAAGATTGCTATGAAAAATAAAGATCTTCCTTTAACTCTTAATACCGTTACCAAGGAACTGATCACCGACCGCCAGGCCTTTCAGCTTGGAGATGTTATGAAAAATGTGAATGGAGTCTCTCCTTCCAGCTATTACAACCAATACAACATCCGTGGAATCAGTCAAAATGAAGAAGGACAGATTATCAATGGAATGCGGACACGACAGTATTATTTTCTACAACCTATGACTTCCAATATTGAGCGTGTAGAAATTTTCAAAGGTCCAGCAAGTATTACCATGTCCAGTGTGGATCCTGGAGGAACAATTAATATGGTTACCAAAAAACCGTTGTCAACTTCCCGTCACGAGATCAGTTCATCGGGAGGCAGTTTTGATACTTACCGTGTCACCACAGATCTTACAGGCCCTTTAAACAAGAGCAAAACTCTATTATACCGCTTTAACGGAGCTTACCAAAATGCTCAGTCGTTCAGGGATCATGTTAAAAACAGCGGTGTTTTAATTTCTCCTTCCATCACATTTGTTCCGAATGAAAAAACATCGGTGAATGTAGAAATGATTTTCAATGATCTTTATGGAAACCTGGACAGAGGGCAGCCTATTTTCGGTGCTGTTGCTGGAAAAACGGATTTGTACAGTACGCCAAGATCTTTGAATCTGGGAGCTCCCGATGATTTTTTTAAAACCAGGGAATTGATTCTGATGGGAAGTGTTGCCCATCATTTTAACCCATTTATCAGCTTTAATGCTTCTTATATGAAACAATACTGGAAAGAAAACCTGCAGGAACACCGAACCACCAATTCCTTTGCTCCTGACATGGATAATAAACCGGTTTCCAGCCTTGCGATGATGCAGTTTGTGCAAAGAAAACAAAACTGGGCAACAGACAATATTAATGCTTATTTTAATTTTAAATTCAAAACAGGTGCTGTTCAGCATCAGGCTTTAATAGGCTATGACAGCCAGATCTGGGAAAAACGCAAAGGCGGACAACAAAATGCTGCAAGAGGTTTTCTTTTAAAGAACGGTTCTGTAGTAGCTTCTTACAAACCAGCCAATGCTGCTGATTACCAGACTATCAATTACAATGGAACACTCATTCCTAAACCTAATGTCACTCCATTTGATCTGAATCCGGGTGCAGAAAATTATCAGGGTACTAATTTTAATACATTGAATGTTATAACTGCTCTGCCTTCTGCTCTTACCACTACACACGCTGCTTATATTCAGCATTTTTTCACATGGAAAAAGTTCAAAATCCTATCAGGAATACGTCAGGAATGGTTTCAGGACACCACCAATTTCAAAGAATCCAATGAGTCTTCATTCCGGAATAATAAACTTCTGTACAGATTCGGGATTACATACAGTCTTACGGATGATATTAACCTTTATAGTACTTACCTTACCGGATTCCAGCCACAATCCAATACGGTGACATTAATGCCCAATACCTCCAGTCTTACAGGCAGCGAATCTGCAGCACGATTTAAACCACTGACTTCAGATCTTAAAGAACTGGGAATTAAGACACAGCTTTTCGGAAAAATCTCATTGAATCTTGCTGTGTATGAGATCAACCAGAGAAATATCTTAATCAATGTCAATAATCCATCGGAACCTGATGAACTAGTACAGAGAGGTGCCGACCGTAGTCGTGGATTTGAAGCTGATTTTTCCGGACATATTCTTCCTCAATGGCATATTTACGGAGGCTACAGCTATATTGATGCTAAAATACTTGATGATACCAATCCTGATCTTGTAGGGAAAAGGAAAGAAAACACTTCTAAAAATTCTGTCAATATCTGGACGCGCTACAATTTTTCAAATATTGAATTCATAAAAGATTTCGGAATTGGGGCAGGAATGCTTTATCAGAGTTCTAAAGTTCCGTGGTTCACAAGAAGTTTTGAACTTCCCGCCTATACTACCATAGACGCTGCATTGTACTACACTCCGGCAAAGTCTGTCCAGCTTTCTTTTAATCTGAATAATATCACCAACAAAGTCTATTGGATTGGGGCTCAGAATTATTTAAGGTTATTTCCGGGAACTCCAAGGAATTATTTACTAACTGCTACTTATAAATTTTAA
- a CDS encoding lysozyme — MKTSQKGINLIVSFEGFSAKPYLDSAGIPTIGYGNTYYPGGKKVTMKDPTITKEKGAELFAAVLPTYEKIVNSKVKITLNQNQFDALVSHAYNTGGSETLFFLINRRATDSEIKDWFTKRYITAGGKVLNGLIRRRKAEADLFFTK, encoded by the coding sequence ATGAAAACATCACAAAAAGGAATCAACCTGATTGTATCATTTGAAGGCTTCAGCGCTAAGCCTTATCTGGATTCTGCAGGAATTCCGACGATAGGGTATGGTAACACTTACTATCCCGGAGGAAAGAAAGTAACTATGAAAGATCCGACAATCACAAAAGAAAAAGGAGCAGAGCTATTCGCTGCAGTTTTGCCAACTTATGAAAAAATAGTGAACTCAAAAGTGAAAATAACACTTAATCAGAATCAGTTTGATGCTTTAGTTTCTCATGCTTATAACACCGGAGGATCTGAGACTTTGTTTTTTCTGATCAATAGAAGAGCAACGGATTCAGAAATTAAAGATTGGTTTACAAAACGATATATTACCGCCGGAGGAAAAGTTTTAAACGGGCTTATCCGAAGAAGAAAGGCAGAAGCTGATTTGTTCTTCACAAAATAA
- a CDS encoding M13 family metallopeptidase, with product MKNHKLTALLIIITILFSCKAEKKANISSVFNNSGFDNSNIDSTKNPCIDFDGFANGNWKKKNPLPATESRWGAFEILDRDNKVKLKNIVDSISKLPNLKLGSESQQIADFYRSYMDTASIEKLGLSPLDSYFERIDHIKDYTDWVNFSGELQKLGVPTFISYKVEADAHNNQMNILSLGQGGLTLGDKSYYALEESKNANLKDRMIQHIDIMYKSAGLKVVSPGSKIYELEQNVARLQLSSLMLRDQIRTYNKISVTELSHIASQFNWNGFLKAQGINTQTVIIEDRAYMSNLTTLLHKTPLTVLKLYTQWQLLSHFAPYLPQKYSNPHFAFFGTVMAGKKEQKSRIDTAIKELEQALGMPLGKLFVQRYFLEQDKQKIGEMIENVRWVYHQRIDSLHWMSNSTKALAHKKLKTMTFKIGYPEKWPDYFGISIQPLRLIDNIISVAAFHHNESINKIDKPVDKSEWHATPQTVDAFYDQYTNSACFPAGILQPPFYNHEADDAINYGAIIAAIGHEITHAFDDRGSKFDASGNLNNWWTSIDRHNFENLTKEYIDYFNQMEAQPGVHINGQLTISENIADLGGLTLAYHALEKSYDKKKQPASINGFTWQQRFFLGWAQMWHGNISPEALRNELLTNPHVPFRFRINGPLTQLREFKQAWNCSKKDSANLNIKGVEIW from the coding sequence ATGAAAAACCATAAGTTGACAGCACTTTTAATTATTATAACGATACTCTTTTCTTGTAAGGCTGAAAAGAAAGCGAACATTAGTTCTGTTTTCAATAATTCAGGTTTTGACAATAGCAATATTGATTCTACTAAAAATCCATGTATTGATTTTGATGGCTTTGCTAATGGTAACTGGAAGAAGAAAAACCCTCTTCCTGCTACTGAAAGCAGATGGGGTGCTTTCGAAATTCTTGATCGGGACAACAAAGTGAAACTGAAAAATATTGTAGATAGCATAAGTAAATTACCTAATCTCAAATTAGGTTCAGAATCTCAACAGATAGCTGATTTTTACAGATCTTACATGGATACTGCTTCCATAGAAAAGTTAGGACTTTCACCTCTTGACAGCTATTTTGAACGAATTGATCATATTAAAGATTATACCGATTGGGTAAACTTCTCCGGGGAACTTCAAAAGCTTGGTGTACCAACTTTTATCAGTTATAAGGTGGAAGCCGATGCTCATAATAATCAAATGAATATACTTTCGTTAGGGCAAGGCGGATTAACTTTGGGTGATAAAAGCTATTATGCACTAGAAGAATCTAAAAATGCCAACTTAAAAGACAGAATGATCCAGCACATCGACATTATGTATAAAAGCGCAGGCCTTAAAGTTGTTTCCCCTGGTTCCAAAATTTACGAATTGGAGCAAAACGTGGCTCGTCTGCAGCTATCTAGTCTGATGTTGCGCGATCAGATAAGAACCTATAATAAGATATCTGTCACAGAGCTCAGCCACATAGCATCACAATTTAATTGGAACGGGTTTTTAAAAGCACAAGGAATTAATACCCAAACTGTTATTATTGAAGACCGGGCTTATATGAGCAATTTAACAACTCTCCTGCATAAAACACCATTAACTGTACTGAAATTATATACCCAGTGGCAGCTTTTATCTCATTTTGCACCTTACCTGCCACAGAAATACAGCAACCCTCACTTTGCTTTTTTCGGAACAGTAATGGCTGGAAAAAAAGAACAAAAAAGCCGCATAGACACGGCAATTAAAGAGTTAGAGCAAGCACTGGGCATGCCTTTAGGTAAGCTTTTTGTTCAAAGATATTTCCTTGAACAAGATAAACAAAAGATAGGTGAAATGATTGAAAATGTGCGCTGGGTTTATCATCAGCGTATAGACAGCTTACACTGGATGAGTAATAGCACCAAAGCGTTGGCACACAAAAAATTAAAGACAATGACTTTCAAGATCGGATATCCGGAAAAATGGCCCGACTATTTCGGTATCTCCATACAACCATTACGTTTGATAGATAATATCATTTCTGTTGCAGCTTTTCATCATAACGAAAGCATCAATAAAATTGATAAACCAGTAGATAAAAGCGAATGGCATGCGACACCACAGACTGTTGATGCATTTTACGATCAATATACTAACAGTGCTTGTTTCCCAGCTGGTATCCTGCAGCCACCTTTTTATAATCATGAAGCAGATGATGCTATAAATTATGGTGCCATAATCGCGGCGATAGGACATGAAATAACCCATGCTTTTGATGACAGAGGTTCGAAATTCGATGCTTCAGGTAATTTAAATAACTGGTGGACATCAATAGACAGACATAATTTTGAAAACCTCACAAAAGAATACATTGATTATTTTAACCAAATGGAAGCCCAGCCAGGAGTACACATTAACGGACAGCTCACTATAAGCGAAAATATAGCAGATCTTGGTGGACTTACTCTGGCCTATCATGCACTTGAAAAAAGTTATGATAAAAAAAAGCAACCTGCATCTATTAACGGTTTCACCTGGCAGCAACGTTTCTTTTTAGGGTGGGCACAAATGTGGCATGGCAACATCAGTCCTGAAGCTCTACGTAATGAACTATTAACCAACCCTCATGTACCTTTCAGATTTAGGATAAACGGCCCCCTGACACAATTAAGAGAATTTAAACAAGCATGGAACTGTAGTAAAAAAGATTCGGCCAATTTGAATATTAAAGGGGTAGAAATTTGGTGA
- a CDS encoding bacteriocin-like protein — MKNLKKLKKAELKTIVGGAGCTRLCFINDKLTCVPYNSCGGPGLEP, encoded by the coding sequence ATGAAAAATTTAAAAAAGCTTAAAAAAGCAGAATTAAAAACAATTGTTGGCGGAGCAGGTTGTACCAGACTATGTTTTATAAATGATAAATTAACATGCGTTCCGTATAATTCATGTGGTGGCCCTGGACTTGAGCCATAA
- a CDS encoding response regulator transcription factor: protein MGLKVNVRIIVADDHGIVRMGLIQTIQRLWPDATIIEVEDFKSLYKVILKEELDLAIMDVNMPNGSVQEAIDYIKMHQPNLKILIFSSQDEEVYAMRYLKMGAGGYLSKQSSNAVVETALTAMLNTGRFASDHVKEAMFLESINGTTKNSPFEALSDRELQIANKLAEGLPLKEISNQLNLHSSTISTYKNRLFEKLKIRSIPELVEILRLYNH from the coding sequence ATGGGTTTAAAAGTAAACGTTCGTATTATTGTAGCAGACGATCACGGTATCGTCCGGATGGGTTTAATACAAACCATACAACGCCTCTGGCCTGATGCTACAATCATTGAAGTAGAGGATTTTAAATCACTGTACAAAGTCATTCTGAAGGAAGAACTGGATCTGGCTATCATGGACGTCAATATGCCTAATGGTTCTGTTCAGGAAGCCATTGACTACATAAAAATGCACCAACCCAACTTAAAAATTCTTATATTTTCTTCTCAAGATGAAGAGGTGTATGCAATGCGCTATCTAAAGATGGGTGCCGGTGGCTATTTAAGTAAACAAAGCTCCAATGCAGTAGTTGAAACTGCTTTGACGGCAATGCTCAATACTGGCCGGTTTGCGAGTGACCACGTAAAAGAAGCGATGTTTTTAGAATCGATAAATGGCACTACAAAAAACTCACCCTTCGAAGCGCTGTCAGACCGCGAATTGCAAATTGCCAATAAACTGGCTGAAGGTCTTCCTCTCAAAGAAATTTCTAATCAACTTAATCTCCATTCATCTACGATCAGTACTTACAAAAACAGGCTGTTTGAGAAACTGAAAATACGATCCATACCCGAATTGGTGGAGATTCTTAGGCTGTATAATCATTAA
- a CDS encoding sensor histidine kinase — MFGNFLWLIEAVEEKTISEEDFFKLLPQLKCDAQKNLQTIQDSTSWLKTQYGEFKIKPEKIMMMDLFHHFEEKYALKLKEKNIKFHFKGDPNAFVTTDRLLLQYVLDKILNNAVKYSFSGNDIHLQEVTDDRQVIISVSDFGTGMDEKYLSEIFTYGNPLFLGTAGEKGVGLSLKIVKNFVSLMHGNIQITSAENKGTTVSLFVRKFIE, encoded by the coding sequence ATGTTTGGAAATTTTCTGTGGCTTATAGAAGCGGTAGAAGAAAAGACTATAAGTGAGGAAGATTTTTTTAAGTTGTTGCCGCAGTTAAAATGCGATGCCCAAAAGAATCTGCAAACCATTCAGGACAGCACCTCTTGGTTAAAAACGCAATATGGGGAATTTAAGATTAAACCTGAGAAAATCATGATGATGGATCTTTTTCACCATTTTGAAGAAAAATATGCACTTAAATTAAAAGAAAAAAATATTAAATTTCACTTTAAAGGAGATCCCAATGCATTTGTTACAACCGATCGTTTGTTGCTGCAATATGTTTTAGACAAAATTCTCAATAATGCAGTGAAATACTCTTTTTCCGGGAATGACATTCACTTGCAGGAAGTTACGGATGATCGTCAGGTGATAATTTCTGTGAGCGACTTCGGAACGGGAATGGATGAAAAATATTTATCTGAAATCTTCACTTATGGTAACCCCCTATTCCTTGGTACTGCTGGTGAGAAAGGAGTTGGATTAAGTTTGAAAATTGTGAAAAATTTTGTATCCTTGATGCATGGAAACATTCAAATCACTTCCGCTGAAAATAAAGGCACCACTGTTTCCCTCTTTGTACGTAAATTTATAGAATAA